From Halorussus lipolyticus:
CGCCGCCGCGCCAGCCGCACCAGCCATGAACGCGCGGCGCGTTACGCCCGCGCACGTCTCGCAGTTCTGTGCCTCTGCCGTCGCCGTCGAGTGGTTGTCAGTCATGGATTCGCTCGAGAAGAGTCGGTTGCGTGCCTGTTCGCCGGAGTCCTCGCTGGTCGTCATGCGGTCGCCTCCCGCCCGTCGGCCGGTTGACCGCGCAACTTCGCCGCGTGAGTCGGGCACAGCCACGTCGTCACGTTCCCGACCTCGACGGGTTCGGCGTCCCGGCCGCACCGCTCCGGGTCGTCGTCGGAGAAATCGACGTGCTGGCACCCGTCGCCGTCGCCGCGGTCGGTCACGGCGATGCCTCCTCGTCGCTGTTCTCCTCGTCGTAGTGTTTCCAATCTATCCAACGCGGTCCGTCGTCCTCCGAAAAGGAGGAGTGTGGGCGTTCTTGCCCGTCTTCCCGTGTCATGGGAGTATCACGACCGGAGCGACCGGTCGTCACACCCGCGTTGAACGACGCTGGCTATAGATTGTAGAAAAATTAGGAGCTACCCCAACGGCGCTACTCAGTTACTTTCGCTACCCTATACATTTATTAGAGAGACGGTTCGCAGGAAGTGCGGAGTAATCATGGGAATCAAACAGCGATTCGCCGATACTCGGACCGCTCAGGAAGGAGACAACGTGATTCAGGTGACGATTCCGAAGGACGTAGCCGAGGAGTTGGGCATCGAGGGCGGCGA
This genomic window contains:
- a CDS encoding AbrB/MazE/SpoVT family DNA-binding domain-containing protein; translation: MGIKQRFADTRTAQEGDNVIQVTIPKDVAEELGIEGGDEVLWTGEEGSDSAEIHSLN